In Bradyrhizobium erythrophlei, a single genomic region encodes these proteins:
- a CDS encoding DUF6644 family protein — protein sequence MEIDRALEWLQSTPFALAIAENDILFPWIESVHVLAIVLVVGTISIVDLRLLGVASLDISARRLMRDIIPYTWCAFAVAAVTGSLMFSSDATHYGHNRLFQIKLVMLVLAGLNMAAFHLFGERDIERWDAPGATTPVAAKAAASISLFAWIAIVSLGRGTGFTMH from the coding sequence GTGGAGATTGATCGCGCTCTCGAGTGGTTGCAGTCGACGCCGTTCGCGCTCGCGATCGCGGAGAACGACATCCTGTTCCCGTGGATCGAGTCCGTTCACGTCTTGGCGATTGTGCTCGTGGTCGGGACGATCTCGATCGTCGACCTGCGGCTATTGGGTGTCGCCTCGCTCGATATCAGCGCCAGGCGGCTGATGCGCGACATCATCCCCTACACCTGGTGCGCATTCGCGGTCGCTGCGGTCACGGGATCGCTGATGTTTTCATCCGACGCCACGCATTACGGCCATAACCGCCTGTTCCAGATCAAGTTGGTGATGCTTGTGCTCGCCGGGTTGAACATGGCGGCGTTTCATCTGTTCGGCGAACGCGACATCGAGCGGTGGGACGCGCCGGGCGCGACGACGCCGGTGGCCGCGAAGGCGGCGGCATCGATTTCACTCTTCGCCTGGATCGCGATCGTCTCGCTCGGCCGCGGCACCGGCTTCACGATGCACTAG
- a CDS encoding ribbon-helix-helix domain-containing protein, with translation MKSPVVKRSIVVAGHKTSVSLEEAFWNGMKEISGLRNITLSELVGEIDSNRQQGNLSSAIRLFVLDYFRTRAQAAAAPVAEAKPPVADKVS, from the coding sequence ATGAAGTCCCCTGTTGTGAAGCGATCGATTGTGGTCGCAGGCCACAAGACCAGCGTCAGCCTCGAAGAAGCGTTCTGGAACGGCATGAAGGAGATCTCGGGCCTTCGGAACATCACGCTTTCCGAACTGGTCGGCGAGATCGACAGCAATCGCCAGCAGGGCAACCTGTCATCGGCGATCCGGCTCTTCGTGCTCGATTATTTCCGCACGCGCGCGCAGGCCGCGGCAGCGCCGGTCGCCGAGGCAAAGCCGCCGGTTGCCGACAAGGTCTCGTAA
- a CDS encoding DUF6152 family protein: protein MRNVLKLFGAFAFVAVLAGGISQVAAHHSAAMFDFTKMLKLKGKVVEMRWVNPHVTITITGSPSADEAPADWLMETTSPGNLTRVGGWRRDIIKPGDEIEVTFHPEREAGKKSGLLREMKLLSTGEVFPANIRDQEKPGLE from the coding sequence ATGCGGAATGTCCTGAAGTTGTTCGGTGCGTTTGCCTTCGTTGCGGTACTGGCGGGCGGAATCTCGCAAGTGGCCGCGCACCACTCGGCGGCGATGTTCGATTTCACGAAAATGTTGAAGCTCAAAGGCAAGGTCGTGGAGATGCGCTGGGTCAACCCGCATGTCACGATCACCATCACCGGGTCGCCCAGTGCGGATGAAGCGCCGGCCGACTGGCTGATGGAAACGACCAGCCCCGGAAACCTGACCCGCGTCGGCGGCTGGCGGCGCGATATCATCAAGCCGGGCGATGAGATCGAGGTCACCTTCCACCCCGAACGCGAAGCCGGAAAGAAGAGCGGGCTGTTGCGGGAGATGAAGCTGCTGTCGACCGGTGAAGTTTTCCCGGCCAACATCCGCGATCAGGAAAAGCCGGGGCTTGAATAG
- a CDS encoding AsmA family protein — protein sequence MQTTLLGLAIALIIALVAALVGPYFVDWNQFRPQFEAEASQVVGAPVRVAGALEARLLPSPSLRLRSVVVGGANDLGKVRADKLDVEFSLGSLMRGEWRATQLSIDGMALDLGLDPKGAIDWPSGQGKFNLGSLSIDRLHLTGRAALHDALSHRTLELSNIVFAGDVRSLAGALRGDGGVTVSGTRYPFRVSSGQSADGNSTRLHLVVDSSARPLSVELDGFLSFEARSPRFEGTVALVASAGKGDKNASLASAPLSNLPLSNVPWRIAARVKADRASAKLDQIETSYGADDVALKLTGTGELRFGTAPLLHAALSARQLDADRFAAREGTKDGGVNAAKSNNAKPNNAKSNNAIKLGDGNDAADPIRVMPVLRALAAALPETPIPAALELSAEQIVVGGRSVQNFAAELRSDTRTWALDRLDLRAPGTTHVTLSGKAGNATPGDAKSGDASSGRFKGALSVESSDPDALVMWLQGRSEPGYHSQNAFRLNGDVSIDANGVAIDNVKSEIDGGVLEGRVAWTHDARSVASFEAALKAERLDLDAANVFARAVVGPQGEWPERARLSLSINHAISAGQDLHPFAAKFGYDPKGWTLESLKIGEAGGVMLDGNGTFDRTNATGKFALNSGAASLSQLAGAIAPVLPKFAVRLNAMKLAPGPAHLRLALAVDKEAGRADRANAQATIDLDAPQFKGSASISAKPGAANLRDADLDKLLHGDVTVETKLASEQGASLLALLGLDGVIAARDGAAQLQGSVSGAWGTPLRLKLDLTGAGFEAEAQGTADPFVQEFDPRAIKANFSLKARGLNLSPLFDLKPSDKAMQDVGLSTRVSFTNGKVTLDDIDGTIAGSRLRGHVAMTLDGERKIDGEVGLDALELAPAFALIIGAGRDAAEPLGNGLAKGWRGQVAFQALRGVLPGGSELRPLSGTVKGDGQSLNVEGIKGGIGGGDVSGAIEARQTAGGLSLNSRVAFAGVDGSTLHYRALAMPAGRTSLQMTLTSQGRSASALTGAMSGNGTVTLEAARIAGLDPHAFEVAIRASDAGQATDDARLRKIVEPALSGGALLVSSAQIPFTIHDGRLRVSATTLDGEGVRAIVSGGYDIPADQADLRAGLTASGVAAGQASPPEIAIFAAGTPDALNRTVDVAALSSWLAVRAIDRETKRLDSIERGEASPASIQPAQPMSLPEPASPGLTSPGSPSADAPLRPLPPKPRVSVPRSAVIPPTAPAVNAPPANSAATTGAPVVSQQVPPPLPPPIEVRPAPRPARPKPPLVLTPPQPSF from the coding sequence GTGCAGACGACGCTGCTCGGATTGGCGATTGCCTTGATCATTGCGCTGGTGGCTGCGCTGGTCGGGCCGTATTTCGTCGACTGGAACCAGTTCCGTCCGCAATTCGAGGCTGAGGCCAGCCAAGTCGTCGGCGCGCCGGTGCGCGTCGCCGGTGCGCTTGAGGCCCGCCTGCTGCCGTCGCCGAGCCTGCGGCTGCGTTCGGTCGTGGTCGGCGGCGCCAACGACCTCGGCAAGGTGAGGGCCGACAAGCTCGATGTCGAGTTCAGCCTCGGCTCGCTGATGCGCGGCGAATGGCGCGCTACCCAGCTTTCCATCGACGGTATGGCGCTCGACCTTGGCCTCGACCCGAAAGGCGCGATCGACTGGCCGTCGGGCCAGGGAAAATTCAACCTCGGCTCGTTGTCGATCGACCGGCTGCATCTCACCGGCCGCGCCGCGCTGCACGACGCTTTGAGCCACCGCACGCTCGAACTGAGTAACATTGTTTTTGCCGGTGACGTCCGTTCGCTGGCTGGCGCCCTGCGCGGCGATGGCGGCGTGACGGTCTCCGGTACGCGCTATCCGTTCCGCGTCTCGTCCGGCCAGAGCGCGGACGGCAACAGCACCCGGCTGCATCTGGTTGTCGATTCCAGCGCGCGGCCGCTCTCGGTGGAGCTTGATGGCTTCCTGAGCTTCGAGGCGCGCAGCCCCCGCTTCGAGGGCACCGTCGCCTTGGTGGCCAGCGCAGGGAAGGGCGACAAGAACGCGTCATTAGCCAGTGCGCCTTTATCCAACCTGCCTTTATCCAACGTGCCTTGGCGGATCGCCGCCAGGGTTAAGGCCGATCGTGCCTCGGCCAAGCTCGACCAGATCGAGACGAGTTATGGCGCAGATGACGTCGCGCTCAAGCTCACCGGCACCGGTGAACTTCGTTTCGGCACCGCGCCCTTGCTGCACGCGGCGCTATCGGCGCGCCAACTGGATGCCGACCGCTTTGCGGCCAGAGAAGGGACCAAGGACGGCGGCGTCAACGCCGCCAAATCAAACAACGCCAAGCCAAATAACGCCAAGTCAAACAACGCCATCAAGCTCGGCGACGGCAATGACGCGGCCGATCCGATTCGGGTGATGCCGGTGTTGCGGGCGCTGGCGGCCGCGTTGCCGGAGACGCCGATTCCAGCCGCGCTCGAGCTCTCCGCCGAGCAGATCGTCGTTGGCGGACGTAGCGTGCAGAATTTCGCGGCCGAGCTTCGCAGCGATACCAGGACGTGGGCGCTCGATCGCCTCGATCTTCGTGCGCCGGGCACGACGCATGTGACGCTGAGCGGCAAAGCGGGCAATGCGACGCCGGGCGATGCCAAATCGGGCGACGCCAGCTCTGGCCGGTTCAAGGGCGCGCTGTCGGTCGAATCTTCCGATCCCGATGCGCTGGTGATGTGGCTCCAGGGACGCAGCGAACCCGGCTATCACAGCCAGAACGCATTTCGCCTCAACGGCGATGTCAGCATCGACGCCAACGGCGTTGCCATCGACAACGTCAAATCCGAGATCGATGGCGGCGTTCTCGAAGGGCGTGTCGCATGGACGCACGATGCTAGGAGTGTTGCGTCATTCGAGGCGGCGCTGAAGGCCGAACGCCTCGACCTTGATGCCGCGAACGTCTTTGCGCGCGCCGTGGTCGGCCCGCAAGGCGAATGGCCGGAACGCGCCAGGCTTTCGCTCAGCATCAATCATGCGATCTCGGCCGGCCAGGACCTGCATCCGTTCGCGGCGAAATTCGGTTATGACCCGAAGGGCTGGACGCTGGAGTCCTTGAAGATCGGCGAAGCCGGCGGCGTCATGCTCGATGGCAACGGCACCTTCGATCGCACCAACGCAACCGGCAAGTTCGCGCTCAATTCAGGCGCGGCCTCGTTGTCGCAACTCGCGGGCGCGATCGCGCCGGTGTTGCCAAAATTTGCCGTACGGCTCAACGCGATGAAGCTGGCGCCGGGCCCGGCGCATCTGAGGCTCGCGCTCGCGGTCGATAAGGAAGCAGGACGCGCCGATCGCGCCAATGCGCAAGCCACCATCGATCTCGACGCGCCGCAGTTCAAGGGTTCGGCCTCGATCTCGGCCAAGCCGGGCGCTGCAAATCTGCGCGATGCCGATCTCGACAAGCTCTTGCATGGTGACGTCACCGTCGAGACCAAACTCGCTTCTGAGCAGGGCGCGTCGTTGCTGGCGCTGCTCGGGCTCGATGGCGTCATCGCGGCGCGCGACGGGGCCGCCCAGCTTCAGGGCTCAGTGTCGGGCGCATGGGGCACGCCGCTTCGTCTCAAGCTCGATCTCACGGGTGCGGGCTTCGAGGCCGAGGCGCAAGGCACCGCCGATCCCTTCGTGCAGGAATTCGATCCCAGGGCCATCAAGGCCAATTTTTCCCTCAAAGCGCGTGGCCTCAATCTTTCGCCGTTGTTCGACCTCAAGCCGTCGGACAAGGCGATGCAGGATGTCGGCCTGTCGACGCGTGTGTCGTTCACGAACGGCAAGGTCACGCTCGACGACATCGACGGCACGATCGCGGGTTCGCGGCTGCGCGGCCACGTGGCGATGACGCTCGATGGCGAGCGCAAGATCGACGGCGAGGTTGGCCTCGATGCGCTGGAACTGGCGCCGGCCTTTGCCTTGATCATCGGCGCCGGGCGCGACGCGGCGGAGCCGCTGGGTAACGGGCTCGCCAAGGGCTGGCGCGGGCAGGTCGCGTTTCAGGCGTTGCGCGGCGTGCTGCCGGGCGGCAGCGAGTTGCGCCCCTTGAGCGGTACGGTGAAAGGTGACGGACAGTCGCTTAACGTCGAGGGGATCAAGGGCGGCATCGGCGGCGGCGACGTCAGCGGCGCGATCGAAGCAAGGCAAACCGCAGGTGGGCTGTCGCTCAACAGCCGCGTCGCTTTCGCCGGCGTCGACGGCAGCACCTTGCACTATCGTGCGCTCGCGATGCCCGCGGGGCGCACGTCCTTGCAGATGACGCTCACAAGCCAGGGCCGCAGTGCTTCTGCGCTGACCGGCGCGATGTCCGGCAACGGCACCGTGACGCTGGAGGCGGCGCGTATCGCCGGTCTCGATCCGCACGCCTTCGAGGTCGCGATCCGCGCCAGCGACGCCGGCCAGGCGACCGACGATGCTCGCCTGCGCAAGATCGTCGAGCCGGCGCTGTCGGGCGGCGCGCTTCTGGTTTCCTCGGCGCAGATCCCGTTCACGATCCATGACGGCCGGCTTCGCGTCAGCGCGACGACGCTGGACGGCGAGGGCGTCCGCGCCATCGTGTCCGGCGGCTACGACATTCCCGCCGACCAGGCCGATCTTCGCGCCGGGTTGACCGCGTCGGGCGTCGCTGCCGGGCAGGCGAGCCCGCCGGAAATTGCGATTTTCGCCGCCGGCACGCCCGATGCGCTCAACCGAACCGTCGATGTCGCGGCGCTGTCGTCATGGCTGGCGGTGCGGGCGATCGATCGCGAGACCAAGCGGCTGGATTCGATCGAGCGCGGCGAGGCGAGCCCGGCCTCGATCCAGCCGGCCCAGCCGATGAGCTTGCCAGAACCTGCCTCGCCGGGCCTCACATCTCCCGGTTCGCCGTCCGCCGACGCGCCGCTACGGCCGCTGCCACCGAAGCCGCGGGTGAGCGTGCCGCGCTCGGCCGTCATTCCACCAACAGCACCGGCGGTGAATGCGCCGCCGGCGAACAGTGCCGCGACGACCGGCGCACCCGTCGTCAGCCAGCAGGTCCCGCCGCCTTTGCCGCCCCCGATCGAGGTGCGTCCGGCTCCGCGTCCGGCGCGGCCGAAGCCGCCGCTGGTGCTGACGCCCCCGCAACCTTCCTTCTAG
- a CDS encoding DUF6644 family protein, whose translation MTLNQICQWIDHTAVSEWIKQAAWVVPTVQTIHILTIAVVASSALMLDLRLIGVFWGNRPLEVVKARFLPLIWWPLLLLLATGIIMITAEPARSLKNPAFQLKMLLLIAALVVTGLFQFLHRRSSTSDDGPRAAAVTLAIVSIVLWSSIIFAGRWIAYFA comes from the coding sequence ATGACGCTGAACCAGATCTGCCAATGGATCGATCATACGGCGGTGAGCGAGTGGATCAAGCAAGCGGCATGGGTCGTGCCCACCGTGCAGACGATCCATATCCTTACCATTGCGGTCGTCGCCAGTTCCGCGCTGATGCTTGATCTGCGTCTGATCGGCGTGTTCTGGGGCAATCGCCCGCTCGAAGTTGTGAAGGCGCGGTTCCTGCCGCTGATCTGGTGGCCGCTGCTGCTATTGTTGGCGACCGGCATCATCATGATCACCGCGGAGCCGGCGCGCTCGCTGAAGAACCCGGCCTTCCAGCTCAAGATGCTGCTCCTGATCGCCGCACTCGTCGTCACGGGGCTGTTTCAGTTTCTTCACCGCCGCAGCAGCACGTCGGACGATGGACCCCGCGCCGCCGCGGTGACGCTCGCCATCGTCTCGATCGTGCTATGGTCCTCGATCATCTTCGCCGGGCGCTGGATCGCCTATTTCGCCTGA
- a CDS encoding cytochrome c: protein MRAFPKQKSVLVGILVAALGIAAAPSQAEDQPPAKDTIFTRKVVMGEIDMNMDEIETMLAPEGKLELLDAQEHAEVISTLLMAFPHLFPPATNQWKEGATRDPATDTFANPAIWSNFSDFYQQASQASKIAWNASRAKKPDEFRAQIKELRLRCNGCHAVNLKTE, encoded by the coding sequence ATGCGTGCTTTCCCCAAACAGAAATCTGTCCTGGTTGGCATCCTCGTGGCAGCGCTCGGCATTGCAGCCGCGCCATCGCAGGCGGAGGATCAGCCGCCGGCCAAGGATACGATCTTCACCCGCAAGGTCGTGATGGGCGAGATCGACATGAACATGGACGAGATCGAAACCATGCTGGCCCCGGAAGGCAAGCTGGAGCTTCTGGACGCGCAGGAACATGCCGAAGTGATCTCGACCTTGCTGATGGCCTTTCCGCATCTGTTTCCACCGGCCACCAACCAGTGGAAGGAGGGCGCAACGCGCGATCCCGCCACCGACACCTTCGCCAATCCGGCGATCTGGTCGAATTTTTCCGATTTCTACCAGCAGGCGAGCCAGGCCTCGAAGATCGCCTGGAATGCAAGCCGCGCTAAAAAGCCCGACGAGTTCAGGGCGCAGATCAAGGAACTGCGCCTGCGCTGCAATGGCTGTCACGCAGTGAACCTGAAGACGGAATAA
- a CDS encoding MFS transporter — translation MRLPFFYGWIIIAVTFVTMAIGVNARTAFSLLFPPVLGEFGWDRGVTAGAFSFGFVISAIASPLIGRLMDRLGPRSVMELGTVLMASGLLLAPLTREPWHLYLTIGVLVGAGSICLGYTGQSLYLPNWFHRSRGLAIGLAFAGVGVGSVTLLPWVQLLIDGSGWRAACTAIGLLVLIVLVPINLLLRKRPEDLGLLPDGDAAPSESEEKPRSNVVDPVWAGIDWTLSRAIRTARFWWIAVGYFAGLYIWYAVQVHQTKYLLDIGFSPAVAVWSLGAVSTLGIPGQIFLGHLSDRIGREWVWAIGCIGFAISFAALIALAQVHSLALIYLMVFTQGALGYGLTSVMGAIVVEIFQGKHYGSIFGTIQVSALAGGAVGPLVTGVLHDLTGSYSEAFLIAIAMCALSALAIWRASPRKIRAVAGRLHRIPD, via the coding sequence ATGCGGCTTCCGTTCTTCTACGGCTGGATCATCATCGCGGTGACTTTCGTCACCATGGCGATCGGCGTCAATGCACGAACCGCCTTTTCACTGCTGTTTCCGCCTGTTCTCGGTGAGTTCGGCTGGGACCGCGGCGTCACCGCCGGCGCATTCTCCTTCGGCTTTGTGATCTCGGCCATCGCCAGTCCCCTGATCGGCCGCCTGATGGATCGCCTCGGCCCGCGCAGCGTCATGGAGCTTGGTACCGTGCTGATGGCAAGCGGCCTCTTGCTCGCGCCGCTGACGCGAGAGCCCTGGCATCTTTATCTCACCATTGGCGTGCTGGTCGGCGCCGGCAGCATCTGCCTCGGCTATACCGGCCAGTCCCTCTATCTGCCGAACTGGTTTCACCGCTCGCGCGGCCTGGCGATCGGGCTCGCTTTCGCGGGCGTCGGCGTCGGTTCGGTGACGCTGCTGCCCTGGGTGCAGCTCCTGATCGACGGAAGCGGCTGGCGCGCCGCCTGTACCGCGATCGGGCTTCTGGTTCTGATCGTGCTGGTGCCGATCAATCTTCTGTTGCGCAAGCGCCCCGAGGATCTTGGCCTCTTGCCGGACGGCGACGCCGCGCCATCGGAATCGGAGGAGAAGCCGCGATCGAATGTCGTCGATCCGGTCTGGGCCGGCATCGACTGGACGTTGTCGCGCGCCATCCGCACCGCGCGTTTCTGGTGGATTGCGGTCGGCTATTTCGCCGGGCTTTACATCTGGTACGCGGTCCAGGTGCACCAGACCAAATACCTGCTCGACATCGGCTTCAGCCCGGCGGTCGCGGTGTGGTCGTTGGGTGCGGTCTCGACGCTCGGCATTCCCGGTCAGATTTTTCTAGGCCATCTGTCCGACCGGATCGGCCGCGAATGGGTCTGGGCGATCGGCTGTATCGGGTTTGCGATCTCCTTTGCAGCGTTGATCGCGCTGGCGCAGGTTCATTCGCTGGCGCTGATCTATCTCATGGTGTTCACGCAAGGTGCGCTCGGTTATGGGCTGACGTCGGTGATGGGCGCGATCGTGGTCGAAATCTTTCAGGGCAAGCACTACGGCAGCATTTTCGGGACCATCCAGGTCTCGGCGCTGGCCGGCGGCGCGGTCGGTCCGCTGGTGACCGGAGTCCTGCACGATCTCACCGGCAGCTACAGCGAGGCATTCCTGATCGCGATCGCCATGTGCGCGTTGTCCGCGCTGGCGATCTGGCGCGCCTCGCCTCGAAAAATCCGTGCCGTGGCAGGCCGGCTGCACCGGATACCAGATTAA
- a CDS encoding DUF6152 family protein produces the protein MRSIGVLAVFAVVAAGISQGAAHHSGSMFDMFRSEVLKGKVVELRWVNPHVMLTVKGTLKSGEAPADWLIETTSPGNLTRVDEGWQRDAVRPGEEVEVVFHPLRQPGKRLGLLRQLTTLSNGRVFATNIRDREMADIE, from the coding sequence ATGAGATCAATCGGTGTGTTGGCCGTCTTCGCGGTCGTCGCCGCGGGAATTTCGCAAGGCGCTGCCCACCATTCCGGGTCGATGTTCGATATGTTCCGGAGCGAGGTGCTCAAGGGCAAGGTGGTCGAGCTGCGTTGGGTCAATCCGCACGTCATGCTGACTGTCAAAGGCACGCTCAAGTCCGGCGAAGCGCCGGCCGACTGGCTGATCGAAACCACCAGTCCCGGAAACCTGACGCGCGTCGACGAGGGCTGGCAGCGCGACGCCGTGAGACCCGGCGAGGAGGTCGAAGTCGTGTTCCATCCGCTGCGCCAGCCTGGCAAAAGGCTAGGCCTTTTGCGCCAACTGACAACGCTTTCCAACGGCCGGGTATTCGCGACCAATATCCGCGACCGGGAAATGGCGGACATCGAGTAG
- a CDS encoding cytochrome P450, giving the protein MNEPAQAAAAPLFNPLSPEFIRNPYPHYDHLRQLDPVHITAHGMYLVSRHADVSSVLRDKRFGKDFVERSTRRYGPKIMEEPIFRSMSHWMLQQDPPDHTRLRGLVVKAFTARRVEDMRPRIQEVVDRTLDRVIPQGQMDLIEDFAFRLPVTIICDMLGIPKEHREVFFSGTRDSGRILDPVPLTPEDIAKSNANYVLSQMYFQQLFELRRKQPGDDLTTQLVQAEEDGSKLTNEELTANIILLFGAGHETTVNLIGNGLLALYRNPDQLALLKARPELIANAIEEFLRYDSSVQMTGRVTLESIDDLGDKKIPKGETVLCLLGSANRDPAAYPDQPDRLDITRPNVRPLSFGGGIHFCLGAQLARIEAEIAISTLLRRLPDLRLDDAQNPEWRPTFVLRGLKRLPARW; this is encoded by the coding sequence ATGAACGAGCCCGCACAGGCTGCGGCTGCGCCGTTGTTCAATCCGCTGTCGCCGGAATTCATTCGCAATCCCTATCCGCATTACGACCACCTTCGCCAGCTCGATCCCGTGCACATCACCGCGCACGGTATGTATCTCGTCAGCCGCCATGCCGACGTCAGCAGCGTGTTGCGTGACAAGCGCTTCGGCAAGGATTTCGTCGAGCGGTCGACGCGCCGCTATGGCCCGAAGATCATGGAAGAGCCGATCTTCCGCTCGATGAGCCACTGGATGCTGCAACAGGACCCGCCGGATCACACCCGCCTGCGCGGTCTGGTGGTGAAGGCCTTCACGGCGCGGCGGGTCGAGGACATGCGGCCGCGCATCCAGGAGGTTGTCGACCGGACGCTCGATCGCGTCATCCCGCAGGGGCAGATGGACCTGATTGAGGATTTCGCCTTCCGCCTGCCGGTCACGATCATTTGCGACATGCTCGGCATCCCGAAAGAACATCGCGAGGTGTTCTTCAGCGGCACGCGCGATAGCGGCCGCATCCTCGATCCGGTGCCGCTGACGCCGGAAGATATCGCGAAAAGCAATGCCAACTATGTGCTGTCGCAGATGTATTTTCAGCAGCTGTTCGAGTTGCGGCGGAAACAGCCGGGCGACGACCTGACCACGCAACTGGTGCAGGCCGAGGAAGACGGCTCCAAGCTCACCAATGAGGAGCTGACCGCCAACATCATCCTGTTGTTCGGGGCCGGTCACGAGACCACCGTCAATCTGATCGGCAACGGGCTGTTGGCGCTCTATCGCAATCCGGACCAGCTTGCGCTGTTGAAAGCGCGCCCTGAGCTGATCGCCAATGCGATCGAGGAGTTTCTGCGTTACGATTCCTCGGTGCAGATGACGGGCCGGGTGACGCTGGAGAGCATCGACGATCTCGGGGATAAGAAAATCCCCAAAGGGGAAACCGTGCTCTGTCTGCTCGGCTCGGCCAATCGTGATCCGGCGGCCTATCCCGACCAGCCCGATCGGCTGGATATCACGCGGCCGAATGTGCGCCCGCTGTCGTTCGGCGGCGGCATCCACTTCTGCCTCGGCGCGCAGCTCGCCCGCATCGAGGCCGAAATCGCGATCTCGACGCTGTTGCGGCGGTTGCCGGACCTGCGGCTCGATGATGCCCAGAATCCGGAATGGCGGCCGACCTTCGTCCTGCGCGGCCTCAAGCGGCTACCCGCGCGTTGGTGA
- a CDS encoding DUF4169 family protein produces MGDLINLNRFRKRTEKERSEQEAAANRSKFGRTRSEREREEARNERARELLDQHQIDGGEAS; encoded by the coding sequence ATGGGAGATTTGATCAATCTGAACAGATTCAGGAAGCGTACGGAGAAGGAGCGGTCGGAGCAGGAAGCTGCGGCCAACCGGTCCAAATTCGGCCGCACCCGCTCCGAACGCGAGCGCGAGGAAGCTCGAAACGAGCGGGCGCGCGAACTGCTCGACCAACATCAGATCGATGGCGGGGAGGCTTCATGA